CTTGCGCTCGACCGTGCTCAGGCGATTACCGATTCCGGTATCGACCAGCACGGCGGCGCCGCCGCGCATGATGAGCGGGCAGGTGAGATTCAGCCGGATGCGGTTGTTGTCGTCGGCCGGATGCTCGCGCTGCCAGAGCTCGCGTGGGACCACGCCGAACATGCATCCGCCGTCGTTGCGCCAAAGCCCGTCGCTGAGCATCGCGATCTCGAATTCGCCGATTCTGACTTTTCCCGGAGCGTCCATCTTTTCACCAGGGCGCGCGGCGCGCTCGCCTCACGCGCTTCCCGCGAGCCACAGCCCGAGCATAAGCGCGACCGCGCCGAGCCCCGCCATCGCGCCATAAATCCGCATGAGCCGCCGCTCGGCGCCGCCGGATCCCGCCGCGCCGAGCCGCGCCGCCGTTCCCCATGCGATCGCGAGCGCGGCGGCCATCGCGACCAGCAGCACTACCTTCGCGCCCAGGACCTCGACGAACGCCGTCGGCAGCTTGTAGTGCCGATCGCGCGCGACGTAGGCCAGGTTCGCGATTCCGCTGAGCGGCAGGACCACGATCGCGGCCAGGTTCAGCCGATTGAGCGCGGGCGCGACGCGCGCGGCCAGGCCTGCGCGCTCGTCTTCGGTGGACGCGCCCGCGGCCAGCACGAAGCTCAGGCTGACGGCGACCCATGCCGCGCCGCACAGCACGTGAATCCATAGGATGACGGTTCTCAGCATCGCTGGCCGGCCGTCAACGTCGCCGGCCCGCCTTTCGTCGCAAATTTTCCCGCTTCCGGGCGCTGCCCACGGCGGCTCCAACGCGTCTCACACTAGCGGAGGCGCCAGTGTTGTTGAAATCGCCGAATTGCACTAACAGACAGATGGGTATCGGTGCTCGCGGCGAAAGGAGCGGTGCTCGCGCGCGACGGTTTCGCCGGTCGCGGATGCTGCGCCGCACGAGCGCGGTCGGGCGGGGCATGTGGCGCGCCGCGCTGGCAAAAGCGGTCCCGCGAAATCAGTCCCGCAAAATTGGTGAAAAAAATGTTCGACACGTATATCGAAGCCTGGGAGTTGCGCGAACTGGTGCGCAAAAAAGAGCTGCGCCCGCGCGAGGTCGCGGAGTTTTACCTCGCCCGAATCGAACGGCTCAATCACAAACTCGGCGCCTACATGACGGTCGCCGCCGAGCGCGCGCTCGCCGACGCCGACCGCCTCGAGCGTACCGGCGCCGCGGCGGCGGCCGCGATGCCGCTTTATGGCGTCGCCTATTCGCTCAAGGACCTGACCTGGACCAGCGATATCCGCACTACGCTCGGGTCGAAGAACTTTGAAAACTTTCGCCCCCGCGCCGACGCCGAGCTTGCGGTGCGTCTGCGCGACGCCGGCGGAATTCTGCTCGGCAAAACCACCACGCCCGAACTCGGCGGCCGTCCGACCACCGAGGGCGGGCTGTGCCCGCCGGCGCGCAACCCGTGGAATCTAGAATTCAGCGCCGGCGGCTCCAGCGGCGGCGCAGCGGCGCAGGTCGCGGCCGGACTTGGCCCGCTGGCCGAGGGGACCGACGGCGGCGGCTCGATCCGCGTGCCGGCGGCGTGCAGCGGCGTGGTCGGCCTCAAACCCTCGCGCGGCCGAATAAGTTTCGCCCCGGTGATGGGCGAGGGATGGGCGGGGTTCGCGACCGAGGGGCCGATCGCGCGCTCGGTACGCGACGTCGCGTTGATGCTCGACGTGATGGCCGGTCCGGCGGTGGGCGACCCGTACTGGGCGCCGCCGCCCGCCAAATCGTTTGCCAGCGCCGCCGTGGATCGGCCCAAGCGCTTGCGGCTCGCGCTCATCGCCGAAAGCGCGCTCGGCCCGGTCGATCCTGAGGTCCGCGCCGCGCTGGATCGCGCGTGTGGCGTTTTTCGCGCGATGGGTCATAGCGTCGAGCCGGTCAACGTCGATCCGGCAAAGCGTCTCGCCGACTACACGCGCATCGCGATCACCGCCGGCATCGGCACCGTCCCGATAAAGGATCCAGATGCGATGGACCCGGTGGTGCGCCGCGCGTGGGAGGCCGGCCGGCGCCTTTCCGCCGCTGACTACCTGGGCGCGGTGGTGCGGATGCACAACACCTCGCGCGAGATCGTGCAGGCGCTCGCACCTTACGATGCGACGCTTGCGCCCACGCTGCCGACGGCGGCGCCGCGGCTCGGAATGCCGACCGACGATTTCGAGCAGTGGCTCTACCCGTTCATCCAGTTCACTTTTCCCTACAACGCCACCGGGCAGCCGGCCTTCTCGTTGCCCAACGGGTTCACCAAATCCGGGTTGCCGATCGGTCTGCAGATAACCGGCCGCCCCGCGGGCGAACTCGAAATCATCGCGCTCGCCGCGGCGTTCGAGGAAGCCGAGCCGTGGCGCGATCGGCGTCCGCCGCTGGATTAACGCCCGTTTAGCCGCGCCCGAGCATCGATTTGATCTGCCGCACGTAGCTGATATTGGCCTGGTCGCCGATCCCGAGTTTGCCGACGGCGTCGAGGACGGCTTGCGCGCTGGCCGACTCGACGGCCACGCTCTGCAGCTTGCGGCCGAGGATTTCGATTTCGACAAATTCCGCCGCGCTCTCGCCCATCGGGTAGTGGCGCCGGTTCTTCATCAGTTCTACCGCGGCGAGACGCTGATGCGGCTTCACGACGGCCTCGATGAATTCTTCGGCAGTGAAGACCCGGCCAGACAATGCCGGCGCGTCGACGCACAGGGCGGGGAGGATCTTTTGCGCGATCAGCGTCGCATCGATCGGAAACTCCGCCTTAAGGTACGCGTGCCATTGCTCGAGTCCTGATTCGGCGCCCAACAGCACCTTGATATCCATCAAGCCGGCCCTGATTTTTGCGTTGGTATCGGACGTCGTATCCGAGACTATATAAGTCTCGCGCGTTTGCTCGATTGGCTCGTGCCGGGAAAGCCGATCCAGCCGCGCTCTCACCTCGGCGAGCGACGGCGCCCAAATCCTGAATTCGTAGCGCGGCTCGCCATTGAACGCCGCAGTTTTTGAGTCGGTCGATGGCATCGGGAAGCGTCCTTCGGCCAATTGTTACCCACAGCCCGGGCACTCGCCAGAGCGTATCTCGCGCGCGGGAAAGCTG
The window above is part of the Candidatus Binataceae bacterium genome. Proteins encoded here:
- a CDS encoding amidase yields the protein MFDTYIEAWELRELVRKKELRPREVAEFYLARIERLNHKLGAYMTVAAERALADADRLERTGAAAAAAMPLYGVAYSLKDLTWTSDIRTTLGSKNFENFRPRADAELAVRLRDAGGILLGKTTTPELGGRPTTEGGLCPPARNPWNLEFSAGGSSGGAAAQVAAGLGPLAEGTDGGGSIRVPAACSGVVGLKPSRGRISFAPVMGEGWAGFATEGPIARSVRDVALMLDVMAGPAVGDPYWAPPPAKSFASAAVDRPKRLRLALIAESALGPVDPEVRAALDRACGVFRAMGHSVEPVNVDPAKRLADYTRIAITAGIGTVPIKDPDAMDPVVRRAWEAGRRLSAADYLGAVVRMHNTSREIVQALAPYDATLAPTLPTAAPRLGMPTDDFEQWLYPFIQFTFPYNATGQPAFSLPNGFTKSGLPIGLQITGRPAGELEIIALAAAFEEAEPWRDRRPPLD